The following are from one region of the Oncorhynchus masou masou isolate Uvic2021 chromosome 24, UVic_Omas_1.1, whole genome shotgun sequence genome:
- the LOC135511981 gene encoding UBA-like domain-containing protein 1: MDELKHQVMINQFVLTAGCAADQAKQLLQAAHWQFETALSAFFQETNIPYGHHHQMMCTPANTPATPPNFPDALTMFSRLKASESFTTSSPMASMATSPPPPHDCWGVPPPPMPMSGPQGQGLWIQGEPPSHPAAWPTGVTINPHTHQHPATEQKASVAMEAER; the protein is encoded by the exons ATGGATGAGCTCAAACACCAAGTAATGATAAACCAGTTCGTCTTGACAGCGGGTTGTGCTGCAGATCAGGCAAAGCAGCTTTTGCAAGCAGCACATTGGCAATTTGAG ACTGCCCTCAGTGCCTTTTTTCAAGAAACGAATATTCCATACGGTCACCATCATCAAATG atgTGCACCCCAGCTAACACACCGGCCACCCCACCCAACTTCCCTGACGCCCTCACCATGTTCTCCCGGCTGAAGGCCTCAGAGAGCTTCACCACCAGCAGCCCCATGGCCTCCATggccacctctccccctcctccacacgATTGCTGGGGTGTGCCACCGCCCCCCATGCCCATGAGCGGCCCACAGGGTCAGGGACTCTGGATTCAGGGGGAGCCACCCTCCCACCCCGCAGCCTGGCCCACGGGGGTCACCATTAACCCCCACACCCACCAACACCCGGCCACCGAACAGAAGGCGAGTGTGGCCATGGAGGCTGAGAGATGA